In Treponema primitia ZAS-2, a genomic segment contains:
- a CDS encoding HD domain-containing phosphohydrolase, with product MENIRKKIVLVDDNITTLTLGSFTLGEKYDIFTVPSGEKLFMLLKRVFPDLILLDIDMPGMDGYEVIKRLKADTITTDIPVIFLTGKNDTGSELEGLTLGAIDYISKPLSPPLLLKRIELHLLVESQKKELLFYNSSLTKTVLDMQNSVLKTVADLVESRDEITGGHVERTRMYLEILLDALIAQKIHLEEIQSWDRDFLLQSSQLHDLGKIHIKDDILLKPGKLTDDEFNTMKNHTLFGVKIIDEIERHTPENSFLEHAKIFAGTHHEKWDGTGYPYGLLGENIPLQGRLMAIADVYDALISTRPYKAPLTHEEAANIIMKGTGTHFDPVLTELFAGVSGEFSEISQSWKKEGRPEIADYTAVV from the coding sequence ATGGAAAACATACGAAAAAAAATTGTTTTAGTGGATGACAATATCACTACCTTGACTCTGGGCAGTTTTACCTTGGGAGAAAAGTACGATATTTTTACCGTTCCTTCGGGAGAGAAACTTTTTATGCTCTTGAAAAGGGTATTCCCGGATTTAATTCTCCTGGATATTGATATGCCCGGAATGGACGGCTATGAGGTAATAAAAAGGCTCAAGGCCGATACCATTACTACGGACATACCGGTTATTTTTCTTACCGGCAAAAATGACACCGGAAGTGAGCTGGAAGGCCTGACCCTGGGGGCCATCGACTATATCTCCAAGCCCCTGTCCCCTCCCCTGTTGCTCAAACGGATTGAGCTCCACCTTTTGGTAGAATCCCAGAAGAAGGAACTTTTGTTCTACAACAGCAGTCTTACGAAAACGGTCCTGGATATGCAGAACTCAGTGTTAAAAACCGTGGCGGATTTGGTGGAAAGCCGGGACGAGATCACCGGGGGCCATGTGGAACGGACCCGGATGTATCTGGAAATTCTCCTTGACGCGCTGATAGCTCAGAAGATTCACCTGGAGGAAATTCAATCCTGGGACCGGGATTTTCTGCTCCAGTCTTCCCAACTGCATGATTTGGGCAAGATCCACATCAAGGACGATATTCTGCTCAAACCGGGAAAGCTCACGGATGATGAATTCAACACAATGAAAAACCACACCCTGTTCGGGGTAAAGATCATCGACGAAATTGAGCGGCATACCCCGGAAAACAGTTTTCTTGAGCACGCCAAGATCTTTGCCGGAACCCACCACGAGAAATGGGACGGAACCGGATACCCCTACGGCTTGTTGGGAGAAAACATCCCCCTCCAGGGCCGTCTTATGGCAATAGCGGATGTGTATGACGCCCTCATTTCCACCAGGCCCTATAAGGCGCCGCTTACCCATGAGGAAGCCGCAAACATTATTATGAAGGGCACAGGTACCCACTTTGATCCGGTCCTGACGGAGCTATTTGCCGGTGTCTCAGGCGAGTTCAGCGAAATAAGCCAGAGCTGGAAAAAGGAGGGCCGCCCGGAAATAGCGGACTATACCGCAGTGGTATAG
- the asrC gene encoding sulfite reductase subunit C → MDVNTKKLKKNAFRVTKVRDFTAIRIRVPGGHLEAKYLLALQDIAETYGNGTVHITNRQGFEIPGIPFDQMARVNELLQPLISGLDINQEKPGEGYPSSGTRNIVACIGNRVCPFACYDTTSFAQRIEKAVFPNDLHFKIALTGCPNDCAKVRMHDFGIIGMTEPRFEKERCVSCRGCIRACKNKSVEALSEQNYRPSRNSEKCIGCGECVLNCPMSAWTRSEQKYYRLTLLGRSGKRNPRLGIDFVKWIDEDSIIKIILNTYDYVKQYINPQAPGGKEHIGYIVDRTGVPEYIKWAFKDVKLPPIAEVSSPLYWGGKIY, encoded by the coding sequence ATGGATGTAAATACAAAGAAACTAAAGAAGAACGCTTTCCGGGTAACAAAAGTGCGAGATTTTACAGCCATCCGCATCAGGGTCCCGGGCGGGCATTTAGAGGCTAAATACCTTTTGGCGCTTCAGGATATTGCCGAAACATACGGGAATGGCACGGTGCATATTACCAACCGGCAGGGCTTTGAAATCCCCGGCATACCTTTTGATCAGATGGCCAGGGTTAATGAGCTGTTGCAGCCTCTTATAAGCGGGCTTGATATAAACCAGGAAAAACCCGGTGAAGGCTATCCGTCATCGGGAACCAGGAATATTGTTGCCTGTATCGGAAACCGGGTTTGCCCCTTTGCCTGTTATGACACCACTTCCTTTGCCCAGCGTATCGAAAAAGCGGTATTCCCCAACGATCTTCATTTTAAGATTGCCCTCACAGGCTGCCCGAATGATTGTGCTAAGGTGCGTATGCATGATTTTGGTATCATTGGTATGACCGAACCCCGGTTTGAAAAAGAGCGCTGCGTTAGCTGCCGGGGCTGTATCAGGGCGTGCAAGAATAAATCCGTGGAAGCCCTAAGCGAACAAAACTACCGCCCCAGCCGGAATAGCGAAAAATGTATCGGCTGCGGTGAATGTGTACTTAATTGCCCCATGTCGGCCTGGACCCGGAGCGAACAGAAGTATTACCGCCTTACCCTTTTAGGCCGCTCGGGAAAGCGGAATCCCCGGCTGGGTATTGATTTTGTAAAATGGATAGACGAGGACAGTATCATTAAAATTATTCTTAATACCTATGACTATGTAAAACAGTATATAAACCCCCAGGCGCCGGGGGGCAAAGAACACATCGGTTACATCGTAGACCGCACCGGGGTTCCTGAATATATAAAATGGGCGTTTAAAGACGTTAAGCTTCCGCCCATAGCGGAAGTTTCAAGCCCCCTGTATTGGGGGGGGAAGATATACTAG
- the asrB gene encoding anaerobic sulfite reductase subunit AsrB translates to MEENNYLPFRSEVIDIIRHTKLEYTFKMAYNGAVLPGQFFEVSIPGFGEAPISVSGIDSGSVDLTIRRVGNVTGELFTRRPGGALFMRGPYGNGFAVGDYAGRELVVIAGGTGVSPVRGVITHFASQNSDAKKLTVIAGFKTPEDILFRKDFEAWKKRAAVILTVDKDEGNGGYPVGLVTEYIPKLDIQDLNTAAAIVVGPPPMMRFSTKGLIERGFKESNIWISQERRMCCGIGKCGHCKVNEVYICLDGPVFNFSRGRHLID, encoded by the coding sequence ATGGAGGAGAATAACTACTTACCTTTCCGTTCCGAAGTAATTGATATCATTCGCCATACCAAGCTGGAATACACCTTCAAAATGGCCTATAACGGCGCAGTGCTGCCCGGGCAATTTTTTGAAGTTTCCATTCCCGGGTTTGGGGAAGCGCCGATTTCCGTAAGCGGCATTGATTCAGGCAGCGTGGACCTTACCATACGGCGGGTTGGCAATGTTACTGGTGAACTATTTACCCGCCGGCCAGGGGGTGCGCTTTTTATGCGCGGGCCCTACGGCAACGGTTTTGCGGTTGGCGATTATGCCGGCCGGGAACTGGTTGTTATTGCCGGGGGGACCGGGGTTTCTCCGGTTCGCGGCGTCATCACCCATTTTGCGTCCCAAAATAGCGACGCAAAGAAGCTTACCGTTATAGCGGGTTTCAAAACACCGGAGGACATTCTCTTTAGAAAAGATTTTGAGGCTTGGAAAAAAAGGGCAGCCGTTATTTTAACCGTAGATAAGGATGAGGGTAATGGAGGCTATCCTGTGGGACTGGTAACCGAGTATATACCAAAACTCGATATACAGGATTTGAACACTGCCGCTGCTATTGTCGTGGGACCGCCGCCCATGATGCGCTTTAGTACAAAGGGCTTAATTGAACGCGGTTTTAAGGAAAGCAATATTTGGATTTCCCAGGAACGCAGGATGTGCTGCGGTATTGGGAAATGCGGGCACTGCAAAGTAAACGAGGTGTATATTTGCCTTGACGGTCCGGTATTTAATTTTTCTCGCGGCCGCCATTTAATTGATTAG
- the asrA gene encoding anaerobic sulfite reductase subunit AsrA: MGYILSKEGLNKILSALSKEYMIFAPKIFENGNKFSDLPLVRYGRVNSVDEIAFDAKSSNSFKETFMPISQTLFFFTEDAVKEADSPLAGQKGAIVFLRSCDIHALKRLDEIYLNNSEADYYYKRVRDKIKFVLLPCKEPFASCFCVDMQSNKTESYDASVEIDGENTVCIDCKNHEWDCFFKEAAQKVLPVTPSFVVETKTRVSVPEQLSAAQATALGFWAEYDGRCINCGRCNFSCPTCTCYTMQDLFYSDNGRAGERRRVWASCMVDGFTDVAGGGAYRKKNGERMRFKALHKVLDFKQRFGYTMCVGCGRCDDICPEYISFSTIINRLSGEVTQNGGE; the protein is encoded by the coding sequence ATGGGGTATATACTGTCAAAAGAGGGGCTAAACAAAATCCTTTCGGCATTGTCGAAGGAATACATGATTTTTGCACCAAAAATTTTTGAGAACGGGAACAAGTTTTCCGATTTGCCGCTGGTCCGCTATGGCAGGGTAAACTCTGTTGATGAAATAGCCTTTGATGCCAAATCATCAAATTCGTTCAAAGAAACCTTTATGCCCATAAGCCAAACCCTGTTTTTCTTTACCGAAGATGCAGTAAAGGAAGCTGATAGTCCCCTTGCGGGGCAAAAAGGCGCCATTGTGTTCCTGCGCTCCTGCGATATCCACGCGCTAAAGCGGCTTGACGAAATTTATTTAAACAACAGCGAAGCTGACTATTACTACAAACGGGTGCGGGATAAAATCAAATTTGTACTGCTGCCCTGTAAAGAACCCTTTGCTAGCTGTTTCTGTGTGGATATGCAGTCCAATAAAACAGAGAGCTACGATGCGAGTGTGGAAATTGATGGGGAAAACACTGTTTGTATTGATTGCAAAAACCATGAGTGGGATTGTTTTTTCAAAGAAGCTGCGCAAAAAGTGCTGCCCGTAACGCCGTCATTTGTTGTCGAAACAAAAACAAGGGTTTCAGTGCCGGAACAGCTCAGCGCCGCTCAGGCAACAGCCCTTGGGTTTTGGGCCGAATATGATGGGCGCTGTATTAATTGCGGGCGCTGTAACTTTTCCTGCCCTACCTGTACCTGCTACACCATGCAGGATCTGTTCTATTCTGACAACGGTCGCGCCGGGGAGCGGCGGCGCGTGTGGGCTTCATGTATGGTAGACGGCTTTACCGATGTGGCGGGAGGCGGGGCTTACCGGAAAAAGAACGGCGAGCGTATGCGTTTTAAGGCGCTGCATAAGGTTTTGGATTTTAAGCAACGTTTCGGGTATACCATGTGCGTCGGCTGTGGCAGGTGCGACGATATTTGTCCCGAATACATATCCTTTTCAACTATTATCAACAGGTTAAGCGGGGAGGTAACACAAAATGGAGGAGAATAA